In Nocardia sp. NBC_00403, one DNA window encodes the following:
- a CDS encoding heat shock protein transcriptional repressor HspR has translation MSGDPKNASGGPNPGRTEAQVFMISVAAQLAGMHAQTLRTYDRLGLVTPQRTSGGGRRYSARDVELLREVQRLSQDEGVNLAGIKRIIELTNQVAELQQHVADLVAEVERLRAGYRPDLSPPQRSTALVVWQPRHRR, from the coding sequence ATGTCCGGTGATCCGAAGAATGCGTCAGGTGGGCCCAATCCGGGCCGTACCGAGGCTCAGGTCTTCATGATCTCGGTGGCGGCACAGTTGGCGGGCATGCACGCGCAGACACTGCGCACCTATGACCGCCTCGGACTGGTTACGCCACAACGGACTTCGGGCGGCGGTAGGCGCTACTCGGCCCGGGATGTCGAGCTGCTGCGCGAGGTGCAGCGGCTGTCCCAGGACGAGGGCGTCAATCTCGCAGGCATCAAGCGCATTATCGAACTCACCAATCAGGTGGCGGAATTGCAGCAGCACGTCGCCGATCTGGTGGCCGAGGTGGAGCGGCTGCGCGCGGGCTATCGCCCGGATCTTTCACCGCCACAACGCAGTACCGCATTGGTGGTGTGGCAGCCCCGGCATCGGCGCTGA
- the clpB gene encoding ATP-dependent chaperone ClpB — protein sequence MDSFNPTTKTQAALTAALQAASAAGNPEIRPAHLLVALLDQTDGIAAPLLKAVAVDPATVRREAQDIVDRLPRATGATTTPQLGREALAAITAAQRLATELGDEYVSTEHVLVGLAAGDSDVTMLLIKYGASADALREAFTTVRGSARVTSPDPEGSYQALEKYSTDLTEAARAGKLDPVIGRDNEIRRVVQVLSRRTKNNPVLIGEPGVGKTAIVEGLAQRIVAGDVPESLRGKSVVSLDLGAMVAGAKYRGEFEERLKAVLEDIKNSAGQIITFIDELHTIVGAGATGESAMDAGNMIKPMLARGELRMVGATTLDEYRKHIEKDAALERRFQQVLVGEPSVEDTIGILRGIKERYEVHHGVRITDSALVAAATLSDRYITSRFLPDKAIDLVDESASRLRMEIDSRPVEIDEVERAVRRLEIEEVALSKETDDASKQRLEKLRQELADDREKLNQLMTRWQNEKSAIDQVRVLKEELETLRGESERAERDGDLGKAAELRYGRIPALEKQLAEAEKASAAAGDGEVMLKEEVGPDDIAEVVAAWTGIPVGRLMEGETQKLLRMEDELGKRVVGQPEAVQAVSDAVRRARAGVADPNRPTGSFLFVGPTGVGKTELAKALADFLFDDERAMVRIDMSEYSEKHAVARLVGAPPGYVGYDQGGQLTEAVRRRPYTVVLFDEIEKAHPDVFDILLAVLDEGRLTDGQGRTVDFRNTILILTSNLGAGGDREFVMNAVRAAFKPEFLNRLDDVVMFHPLDEEQLESIVDIQLDQLQQRLSQRRLKLDVSDSARFWLAVRGYDPVYGARPLRRLIQQAIGDTLAKELLAGEITDGDTVKVSVTPNGESLIVGK from the coding sequence GTGGACTCGTTCAATCCCACCACCAAGACCCAGGCGGCGTTGACCGCCGCGCTGCAAGCGGCGTCCGCCGCGGGTAATCCGGAGATTCGTCCGGCGCACTTGCTGGTGGCGTTGCTGGATCAAACCGACGGCATCGCCGCCCCCTTGCTCAAGGCTGTCGCGGTAGATCCGGCAACGGTCCGTCGCGAAGCGCAGGACATCGTCGACCGGCTGCCGAGGGCGACCGGCGCGACCACGACCCCGCAACTCGGCCGCGAAGCCCTGGCTGCCATCACGGCCGCCCAGCGCCTGGCCACCGAGCTGGGCGATGAATACGTCTCCACCGAGCATGTCCTGGTCGGCCTGGCCGCCGGCGACTCGGACGTGACGATGTTGCTCATCAAATACGGCGCCAGCGCCGACGCGCTGCGCGAGGCATTCACCACAGTGCGCGGCAGTGCCAGAGTGACCAGCCCGGACCCCGAGGGCAGCTACCAGGCGCTGGAGAAGTACTCCACCGACCTCACCGAGGCGGCCCGCGCGGGCAAGCTCGACCCGGTGATCGGCCGTGACAACGAAATCCGCCGCGTCGTGCAGGTGCTGAGCCGTCGCACCAAGAACAACCCGGTGCTCATCGGCGAACCGGGCGTCGGCAAGACCGCGATCGTGGAGGGCCTCGCCCAGCGCATCGTGGCAGGTGATGTGCCGGAGTCGTTGCGCGGCAAGTCCGTTGTCTCGCTCGATCTCGGCGCGATGGTTGCGGGCGCGAAGTACCGCGGCGAGTTCGAGGAGCGGCTCAAGGCCGTGCTCGAGGACATCAAGAACAGTGCGGGACAGATCATCACCTTCATCGATGAGCTGCACACCATTGTCGGCGCGGGCGCGACCGGGGAATCCGCGATGGACGCGGGCAACATGATCAAGCCCATGCTGGCCCGCGGTGAGCTGCGGATGGTCGGCGCCACCACCCTGGATGAGTACCGCAAGCACATCGAAAAGGACGCCGCACTGGAACGCCGCTTCCAACAGGTGCTGGTCGGCGAGCCGTCGGTGGAGGACACCATCGGCATCCTGCGCGGCATCAAGGAGCGCTACGAGGTGCACCACGGCGTGCGCATCACCGACTCCGCGCTCGTCGCCGCGGCCACCCTCAGCGACCGCTACATCACCTCCCGGTTCCTGCCCGACAAGGCAATCGACCTCGTCGACGAGTCGGCATCGCGGCTGCGCATGGAAATCGATTCCCGCCCTGTCGAAATCGATGAGGTCGAGCGCGCGGTGCGGCGGCTGGAGATCGAGGAAGTCGCGCTGAGCAAGGAAACCGACGATGCCTCCAAGCAGCGTCTGGAGAAACTGCGCCAGGAGCTCGCCGACGATCGGGAGAAGCTCAACCAGCTGATGACCCGCTGGCAGAACGAGAAGAGCGCGATCGACCAGGTCCGGGTCCTCAAGGAGGAACTGGAAACCCTGCGCGGTGAATCCGAGCGCGCCGAACGCGACGGTGACCTCGGCAAGGCCGCCGAGCTGCGCTACGGCCGGATCCCGGCGCTGGAGAAGCAGCTCGCCGAGGCCGAAAAGGCTTCTGCCGCAGCCGGTGACGGCGAGGTGATGCTCAAGGAAGAGGTCGGTCCCGATGACATCGCCGAGGTGGTGGCGGCCTGGACCGGCATCCCGGTCGGCAGGCTGATGGAGGGGGAAACCCAGAAACTGCTCCGGATGGAGGACGAGCTCGGCAAGCGCGTTGTCGGCCAACCGGAGGCGGTGCAGGCAGTGTCGGACGCGGTGCGACGCGCGCGCGCGGGCGTCGCCGACCCGAACCGCCCGACCGGCTCGTTCCTGTTCGTCGGCCCGACCGGCGTCGGTAAGACGGAGTTGGCAAAGGCGTTGGCGGACTTCCTGTTCGACGACGAACGCGCCATGGTCCGCATCGATATGAGCGAGTACAGCGAGAAGCACGCGGTGGCCAGGCTCGTCGGTGCGCCGCCCGGCTATGTCGGTTATGACCAGGGCGGCCAGCTCACCGAGGCGGTGCGGCGCAGGCCCTACACCGTGGTGCTGTTCGACGAGATCGAGAAGGCGCACCCGGATGTCTTCGACATCCTGCTCGCCGTGCTCGACGAGGGTCGGCTGACCGACGGCCAAGGTCGCACGGTCGACTTCCGCAACACCATCCTGATCCTCACCTCGAATCTCGGTGCCGGCGGCGATCGGGAGTTCGTGATGAACGCGGTGCGCGCGGCGTTCAAGCCAGAGTTCCTCAACCGCCTCGACGATGTGGTCATGTTCCACCCGCTCGACGAGGAGCAGCTGGAATCCATCGTCGACATCCAGCTCGACCAGCTGCAGCAGCGGCTGTCGCAGCGCAGGCTGAAGCTGGATGTCAGCGATTCGGCACGGTTCTGGCTTGCGGTACGCGGCTACGACCCGGTCTACGGTGCACGGCCGCTGCGCAGGCTGATCCAGCAGGCCATCGGCGATACCCTGGCCAAGGAACTGCTGGCCGGTGAGATCACCGACGGCGACACGGTCAAGGTGAGCGTGACACCGAACGGGGAGAGCCTCATCGTCGGCAAGTAA
- a CDS encoding FAD-binding oxidoreductase yields MPDFDAPPEWKATVVGHHRLRHDLAVIRLIGEFVPFTAGQSVEVRVPQQPSMRRRFSPALPPSLDGKLEFHVRTVPGGWCSGSIVADTAPGDQWQITAPAGTFAVDPDGDEVVMIAGGTGLAPMRAQILDLARHEDPPPTYLFIGGSSPRDLYAADMLYLLTGELPWLTVIPVVETPDDPGWVDDWYEQSRVDIGFPPDDMLHGTLADVVGSHGAFANHQVLVCGSPAMTRATVDRLISTGTPAERIQFEGI; encoded by the coding sequence CTGCCCGATTTCGACGCCCCGCCCGAATGGAAGGCGACCGTCGTCGGCCATCATCGGCTGCGCCACGACCTCGCGGTGATCCGGCTGATCGGCGAGTTCGTGCCGTTCACCGCGGGCCAGTCCGTCGAGGTGCGGGTGCCGCAGCAGCCGAGCATGCGGCGAAGATTCTCCCCCGCCCTGCCGCCTTCGCTGGACGGCAAGCTCGAATTCCATGTTCGAACCGTGCCGGGCGGCTGGTGCAGCGGCTCCATCGTCGCCGACACCGCACCGGGTGACCAATGGCAGATCACCGCCCCGGCAGGCACGTTCGCCGTCGATCCCGACGGCGACGAGGTGGTGATGATCGCGGGCGGCACCGGCCTTGCCCCGATGCGCGCCCAGATCCTCGACCTGGCCAGGCACGAAGACCCGCCGCCCACCTACCTGTTCATCGGCGGTAGCTCCCCCCGCGACCTATACGCCGCCGACATGCTCTACCTGCTGACCGGCGAATTGCCCTGGCTCACCGTCATTCCGGTGGTAGAAACCCCGGATGATCCCGGCTGGGTCGACGACTGGTACGAACAGTCCCGCGTAGACATCGGATTCCCGCCCGACGACATGCTCCACGGCACCCTCGCCGATGTGGTCGGCTCACACGGCGCTTTCGCCAACCACCAGGTGCTCGTCTGCGGCTCCCCCGCTATGACCCGCGCAACAGTCGACCGACTCATCTCAACCGGAACCCCCGCCGAGAGAATCCAATTCGAGGGAATCTGA
- a CDS encoding FxsB family cyclophane-forming radical SAM/SPASM peptide maturase, with translation MNPEGASWPTVGLDVEGLRRIGWQPLPFVEYVMKIHSRCNLACDYCYVYEMADQSWRDQPKNMDDRVFTDSCKTIAEHARRFALPAVNLVMHGGEPLLVGYEKLEYFARSARELLEPITKVRLGIQTNGVLIDKEFLRICDRWGIQVGVSLDGDRKANDRHRKYRRGTGSFDDVAKGLERLIGGDHRHLYSGLLCTVDVENDPIETYEALVQFGPPALDFLLPHGNWTTPPPAKTADATTTPYADWLIPIFDRWYAAPEVETRVRLFDVVIKLLLGRNASTEAVGLAPVRLAVFETDGTLEQVDELKSAFAGATKIEQAATGNPLDEALWDPHVIARQIGIEALSDTCRACPLHNVCGGGHYVHRYREGTGFRNPSIYCADLVKLIRHIESSIRADITAAAVG, from the coding sequence ATGAATCCCGAGGGCGCATCGTGGCCTACGGTCGGACTGGACGTCGAAGGGTTGCGCCGAATCGGTTGGCAGCCGCTTCCTTTCGTCGAGTACGTCATGAAGATCCACAGTCGCTGCAACCTGGCCTGCGACTACTGCTACGTCTATGAAATGGCCGACCAGAGCTGGCGCGACCAACCCAAGAACATGGACGATCGGGTATTCACCGACTCCTGCAAGACAATCGCCGAGCACGCGCGTCGCTTCGCGTTGCCTGCGGTGAATCTGGTGATGCACGGCGGCGAACCGCTACTCGTCGGATACGAGAAGCTGGAGTACTTCGCCCGGTCGGCGCGCGAGCTGCTGGAGCCGATCACCAAGGTGCGCTTAGGAATCCAGACCAACGGTGTGCTGATCGACAAGGAGTTCCTTCGGATCTGCGACCGTTGGGGCATCCAAGTCGGCGTCAGCCTCGACGGCGACCGCAAGGCCAATGATCGCCACCGGAAGTATCGCCGTGGCACGGGCAGCTTCGATGATGTCGCCAAAGGGCTGGAGCGGCTCATCGGCGGCGACCATCGACATCTGTACTCCGGTCTCCTGTGCACGGTCGATGTCGAGAACGATCCGATCGAAACCTATGAGGCACTCGTACAATTCGGCCCCCCCGCGCTGGATTTCCTTTTGCCCCACGGCAACTGGACTACACCGCCACCGGCCAAGACCGCCGACGCCACCACTACGCCCTACGCCGACTGGCTGATCCCGATCTTCGACCGCTGGTACGCCGCTCCCGAGGTAGAGACCAGGGTCCGGCTCTTCGATGTGGTGATAAAACTGCTGCTCGGTCGCAACGCCTCGACGGAGGCGGTCGGCCTGGCACCGGTCCGCCTCGCGGTGTTCGAGACCGACGGGACCCTGGAACAGGTCGACGAGTTGAAGTCGGCTTTCGCGGGCGCCACCAAGATCGAGCAGGCAGCGACCGGGAACCCGCTCGATGAAGCGCTGTGGGATCCGCATGTCATCGCTCGGCAGATCGGTATCGAGGCATTGAGCGACACCTGCCGGGCCTGCCCCCTCCACAATGTCTGCGGCGGCGGACACTACGTGCACCGGTATCGCGAGGGCACCGGTTTCCGGAATCCCTCGATCTATTGCGCCGATCTCGTGAAGTTGATCCGCCACATCGAATCCAGCATCAGGGCCGACATCACGGCAGCGGCCGTCGGGTGA
- a CDS encoding MFS transporter: protein MNSKGIHTNKAFVLLWSGNVVSLTGFFGIRIAYPLLVLSVTGSVTLVGWAGFVITVPSLIFQIPAGIAADYSDRRRTLLICQLSGLTATSVAALVIVLNVPNPGPFLIVAAFVEGTACVFFTLSELGAIRDVVDSEQRPAAFSFFEAEQPIGSVLGRALGAAAFGMARWLPFVINAVSYLFCLATLSAIRGDFAARKPEGDRPSGGRWSVAWEGVRIVWTEPFLRASTAISGLSNMVIQVVILLVIFEIGTSGRPVWTVGVVLGAAGVGGILGSFAAARLTTRFSAHAVYRGSLWAWTALLLPIAISSNPAIMAVSWCGIGAVGTVVNVALTLFRVRVIPEDTLGRAVGAGNIVTDGAVALGALLAGYVLTALGAATTGWALVGAMLVLAIGGSLVGRNREAPLAETPARVE from the coding sequence TTGAACAGCAAGGGAATTCACACGAACAAGGCGTTCGTATTGCTGTGGTCCGGCAATGTTGTTTCGCTGACCGGCTTCTTCGGCATTCGCATCGCCTACCCGCTGCTGGTGCTTTCGGTCACCGGTTCCGTGACGCTCGTGGGCTGGGCGGGGTTCGTGATCACGGTGCCGAGCCTGATTTTTCAGATTCCGGCAGGCATCGCGGCCGATTATTCGGACCGGCGGCGCACCCTGCTGATCTGCCAACTGTCCGGATTGACCGCGACCTCCGTCGCCGCCCTGGTCATCGTTCTGAACGTGCCGAATCCGGGGCCGTTCCTCATCGTCGCGGCCTTCGTCGAGGGCACCGCCTGTGTCTTCTTCACCCTCAGCGAATTGGGTGCGATTCGTGACGTCGTCGACAGCGAACAGCGCCCCGCGGCGTTCTCGTTCTTCGAGGCGGAGCAGCCCATCGGCTCCGTGCTCGGCCGCGCGCTGGGCGCGGCCGCCTTTGGCATGGCACGGTGGCTGCCGTTCGTCATCAATGCCGTCTCGTACCTGTTCTGCCTGGCGACACTTTCGGCGATTCGCGGCGACTTCGCGGCGCGAAAGCCGGAAGGTGACCGGCCCAGCGGCGGACGCTGGAGCGTCGCGTGGGAGGGCGTGCGGATCGTATGGACCGAGCCGTTCCTGCGTGCCTCGACGGCGATCAGCGGGCTGTCGAACATGGTCATCCAGGTCGTCATCCTGTTGGTGATCTTCGAGATCGGCACCAGCGGCCGGCCGGTGTGGACGGTCGGCGTGGTGCTCGGTGCGGCTGGTGTCGGCGGCATTCTCGGCTCGTTCGCTGCGGCACGGCTCACCACCCGATTCAGTGCGCACGCGGTGTATCGCGGTTCGCTGTGGGCATGGACAGCGCTCCTATTGCCAATCGCCATCAGCTCGAACCCCGCGATCATGGCGGTGTCATGGTGCGGCATCGGTGCGGTCGGGACCGTAGTGAATGTGGCGCTGACACTCTTTCGGGTACGCGTTATCCCCGAAGACACGCTCGGCAGAGCGGTCGGCGCCGGCAATATCGTGACCGACGGCGCCGTCGCGCTCGGGGCGCTGCTCGCGGGCTATGTGCTGACCGCGCTCGGCGCCGCCACCACCGGATGGGCGCTGGTCGGCGCCATGCTCGTCCTCGCGATCGGCGGTAGCCTCGTCGGCCGCAACCGCGAAGCTCCGCTCGCCGAGACACCCGCACGGGTCGAGTGA
- a CDS encoding globin domain-containing protein, whose product MDSRTVALIRTTFKAVAAEEGGSARLASSFYAILFTDYPHAREFFPAAMDAQRDRLVKAIAYALDRLEEPNKLLPFLAQLGRDHRKYGVQPEHYGAVANSLKAAMRIFAGTEMWTDEVERAWDEGLTIIGDTMIGAAEKETTPAVWTGTVVERRDVLRNLTVVRLQLDEPMQFAAGQYISVQIPSRPRMWRYLSPAVPANANGEIEFHIRSVLGGWVSPAMVGHTNIGDKWLLGSPLGGLGIPRNSKRKMLMVGCGTGLAPLRAQLMAMAQRRINPRVHLFIGGHHPCDLYDLETLSALAVANKWLTVTPVTESDENPWWHVDSGEPERTWPGLEPRMTGQIGKVVAGYGSWADRDVQIVGSPSMVQTTKFRLMAAGTQTKNIRHDPLF is encoded by the coding sequence ATGGATTCGCGGACTGTCGCTTTGATAAGAACGACGTTCAAGGCGGTTGCTGCGGAGGAAGGTGGGTCCGCGAGGCTGGCAAGTTCGTTTTACGCGATCTTGTTCACCGATTATCCGCACGCTCGCGAATTCTTCCCGGCAGCGATGGATGCACAGCGTGACCGATTGGTCAAGGCCATCGCCTACGCGCTGGACCGGCTCGAGGAGCCGAACAAGCTACTACCGTTCCTGGCCCAACTCGGCCGCGACCACCGCAAATACGGTGTGCAGCCCGAGCATTACGGCGCGGTGGCCAACTCGCTGAAGGCCGCGATGCGGATTTTCGCAGGCACCGAGATGTGGACCGATGAAGTGGAGCGGGCCTGGGACGAAGGCCTGACGATCATCGGCGACACCATGATCGGCGCCGCGGAGAAGGAGACCACGCCCGCGGTGTGGACCGGGACCGTGGTCGAGCGCCGCGACGTGCTGCGCAACCTGACCGTCGTGCGGTTGCAACTGGACGAGCCGATGCAGTTCGCCGCAGGCCAGTACATCAGCGTGCAGATACCGTCGCGGCCGCGGATGTGGCGCTACCTGTCGCCCGCCGTGCCCGCGAACGCCAACGGCGAGATCGAATTCCACATCCGTAGCGTGCTGGGCGGCTGGGTCAGCCCGGCGATGGTCGGCCACACGAACATCGGCGACAAGTGGCTACTCGGGTCCCCCCTCGGCGGGCTCGGCATCCCACGCAACAGCAAGCGCAAGATGCTGATGGTCGGCTGCGGCACCGGTCTCGCCCCACTACGCGCCCAGCTCATGGCGATGGCGCAGCGGCGGATCAATCCCCGCGTGCACCTGTTCATCGGCGGACATCACCCCTGCGACCTCTACGATCTCGAAACGCTCAGTGCGCTCGCCGTGGCCAATAAGTGGCTCACCGTGACACCGGTGACCGAGAGCGACGAAAACCCGTGGTGGCACGTGGACTCCGGTGAACCGGAGCGCACCTGGCCGGGGCTGGAACCACGAATGACCGGACAGATCGGGAAGGTCGTCGCCGGCTACGGGTCGTGGGCCGACCGCGACGTCCAGATCGTCGGATCGCCATCCATGGTGCAGACCACCAAGTTCCGCCTGATGGCAGCGGGCACTCAGACCAAGAACATCCGCCACGACCCGCTCTTTTGA
- a CDS encoding NADP-dependent oxidoreductase, whose translation MRAIVVRNFGATPELTDMPVPEPGAGKVRVQLEAAGVNPFDQRMATGYLDGKMPHDFPMILGVDGAGTVSAVGPGVSRFAVGDRVVGKFLTSPAGHGSFAEYAVLPETGALARIPDGIPTGAAAALPTAGVTAQDIVDATRIQPGQTVLVVGATGGVGSFLVQLANMAGAHVIATARGDAADQTTRLGAAETVDYTQGSVTVQVAAAHPAGIDVLFDVVSPPEALTELTTLVRDGGTVYSTIWSADEAALRERGIKGGNIESSGGAPELTRLMKRVAEGDVVVPIDATVPLAEAPSVIGATGARGKTVLTI comes from the coding sequence ATGCGCGCGATCGTGGTACGGAATTTCGGAGCAACACCCGAGTTGACCGACATGCCGGTGCCCGAGCCCGGCGCAGGCAAGGTCCGCGTGCAGTTGGAGGCGGCCGGGGTCAACCCGTTCGATCAGCGGATGGCCACCGGATACCTGGACGGGAAGATGCCGCACGACTTTCCGATGATCCTCGGCGTCGACGGCGCGGGCACGGTGTCCGCGGTCGGGCCGGGCGTCAGCAGGTTCGCCGTCGGCGACCGCGTGGTCGGCAAGTTCCTCACGTCCCCGGCGGGCCACGGCAGCTTCGCCGAGTACGCGGTGTTGCCGGAGACCGGCGCGCTCGCGCGGATCCCGGACGGCATCCCGACCGGCGCGGCCGCGGCACTGCCGACCGCGGGCGTCACCGCACAGGACATTGTGGACGCCACCCGGATCCAGCCGGGCCAGACGGTGCTGGTGGTCGGCGCGACCGGCGGCGTCGGCTCCTTCCTCGTGCAACTGGCGAACATGGCAGGCGCCCACGTCATCGCCACCGCACGTGGCGACGCGGCCGATCAGACGACGCGCCTCGGCGCGGCCGAAACCGTCGACTACACCCAAGGCTCGGTCACCGTGCAGGTCGCGGCCGCCCATCCCGCCGGCATCGACGTGCTGTTCGACGTGGTGAGCCCGCCCGAAGCACTCACCGAGCTGACCACGCTGGTCCGCGACGGCGGCACCGTCTATTCCACCATCTGGTCCGCCGACGAAGCGGCGCTGCGCGAGCGCGGCATCAAGGGCGGCAATATCGAGTCCTCCGGCGGCGCACCGGAATTGACTCGCCTGATGAAACGCGTCGCCGAAGGCGATGTGGTCGTGCCGATCGACGCGACCGTGCCGCTGGCCGAGGCGCCGTCGGTGATCGGCGCTACGGGTGCGCGCGGCAAGACAGTGCTGACCATCTGA
- the dnaJ gene encoding molecular chaperone DnaJ encodes MSQREWIEKDFYKELGVSSSASQDEIKKAYRKLARDLHPDANPGDTKAEERFKSVSEAHAVLSDPAKRKEYDETRKLFAGGGAYGRGGGFTPGTGGGFSQDFNIGDIFGQANAGDGGLGDLLGGLFNRGGTRTAGSRPRRGADVETETTLGFREAAQGVTVPLRMTSPSPCTTCHGSGAKPGTSPRVCPICNGNGVISRNQGAFGFSEPCDECRGTGSIIDDPCVDCHGSGIQNRTRTITVRIPPGVSDGQKIRLAGQGEAGLRGAPSGDLFVTVHVSQDKVFGRNGDDLTLVLPVSYSELVLGTTVSVPTLEGRVGVKVPPGTADGRILRVRGRGVPKRGPGGGAGDLLVTVKVAVPQKLDDNASEALRRYADAEKTSGFDPRAGWAGA; translated from the coding sequence GTGAGTCAACGGGAGTGGATCGAAAAGGACTTCTACAAGGAGCTGGGCGTTTCCTCCAGCGCCTCCCAGGACGAGATCAAGAAGGCGTATCGCAAGCTCGCTCGTGACCTGCACCCGGATGCCAATCCCGGTGACACCAAGGCCGAGGAGCGGTTCAAGTCCGTCAGCGAGGCGCATGCCGTGCTGTCGGATCCGGCCAAACGCAAGGAGTACGACGAAACGCGAAAGCTTTTCGCCGGTGGTGGTGCGTATGGCCGGGGCGGCGGGTTCACCCCCGGTACGGGCGGCGGGTTCTCCCAGGACTTCAATATCGGCGACATCTTCGGTCAGGCGAACGCGGGCGATGGTGGCCTCGGCGACCTCCTCGGTGGCCTGTTCAACCGAGGTGGCACCCGGACCGCGGGCAGTCGCCCGCGCCGTGGCGCCGATGTGGAGACCGAGACCACGCTCGGCTTCCGTGAAGCCGCGCAAGGTGTCACCGTTCCGCTGCGGATGACGAGTCCGTCACCGTGTACGACGTGTCACGGCAGTGGCGCGAAGCCGGGGACAAGTCCCCGAGTGTGTCCTATCTGCAATGGAAACGGCGTCATCAGCCGCAACCAGGGCGCGTTCGGTTTCAGTGAACCCTGCGACGAATGCCGTGGCACCGGCTCGATCATCGACGACCCGTGCGTCGACTGCCACGGCAGTGGCATCCAGAACCGGACCCGCACCATTACGGTGCGGATCCCGCCGGGTGTCAGTGACGGACAGAAGATTCGGCTGGCCGGACAGGGCGAGGCGGGGCTGCGTGGTGCGCCTTCGGGCGACCTCTTCGTCACCGTGCACGTCAGCCAGGACAAGGTCTTCGGCCGCAACGGCGACGACCTGACCCTGGTGCTTCCGGTCAGTTACAGTGAATTGGTGTTGGGCACAACCGTTTCGGTGCCCACGCTGGAAGGGCGCGTCGGCGTCAAGGTGCCTCCGGGCACTGCGGACGGCCGCATCCTGCGGGTGCGCGGTCGTGGCGTGCCGAAGCGCGGCCCCGGCGGCGGCGCCGGTGATCTGCTGGTCACCGTCAAGGTCGCCGTGCCGCAGAAGCTGGACGACAATGCTTCCGAGGCGCTGCGACGCTACGCGGATGCGGAGAAGACCAGCGGGTTCGATCCACGTGCGGGATGGGCAGGTGCGTGA
- a CDS encoding FAD-binding oxidoreductase, which translates to MDARSAALVRANFRSVISSPNGPERLISAFYGHLFAENPQLRELFPPAMDMQAKRLVTAIQYVLDHLEDWERAQRFLEQLARDHRKYGVLPGHYDAAGRALLAACRSFNYNNGVWNRALEEGWRDITILISASMAIGANSDKSRPSWEATVVGHRRVLEDLAIVRLQSESPIPYQAGQYVPIVVPQRPKMWRYLSPAIPANPYGEIEFHVRKIRGGWVSPAIVNETRVGDKWTIANPLGGLHVDRDSGRDVLLIGAGTGIAPLRAQLIEMGQRGINPRVHFFIGGRYPCELYDVDNMWQLSQSNPWLTIVPVCEQKTNPWWYPHPPADAPYGMHRTLIGNLGAVVASFGAWADRQIQIAGSARMIADTRRALIAVGTPESIISSDPV; encoded by the coding sequence GTGGATGCGCGTTCGGCTGCGCTGGTCCGCGCCAACTTCCGTTCGGTGATCTCCTCACCCAACGGACCCGAGCGGTTGATCAGTGCGTTTTATGGTCACCTCTTCGCGGAAAACCCCCAACTGCGCGAGCTGTTTCCGCCTGCCATGGATATGCAGGCAAAACGGCTGGTGACGGCCATCCAGTATGTGCTCGACCATCTGGAGGACTGGGAGCGGGCGCAGAGGTTTCTCGAGCAGCTGGCTCGTGACCATCGCAAGTACGGCGTATTGCCCGGGCACTACGATGCCGCAGGCCGGGCGCTGCTGGCCGCCTGTCGTAGTTTCAACTACAACAATGGCGTCTGGAATCGCGCGCTCGAGGAGGGCTGGCGCGACATCACCATCCTCATCTCCGCCTCCATGGCCATCGGAGCCAACTCCGACAAGTCGCGCCCGTCCTGGGAAGCGACGGTCGTCGGCCATCGCCGGGTGCTGGAGGACTTGGCGATCGTGCGGCTGCAGTCCGAGAGCCCGATCCCGTATCAGGCCGGACAGTACGTGCCGATCGTAGTGCCACAGCGACCGAAGATGTGGCGCTATCTCTCGCCCGCGATTCCGGCAAATCCCTACGGCGAGATCGAATTCCACGTCCGCAAGATCCGCGGCGGCTGGGTGAGTCCCGCGATCGTGAACGAAACCCGCGTCGGCGACAAGTGGACGATCGCCAACCCGCTCGGCGGGCTGCACGTCGACCGGGACAGCGGTCGCGACGTGCTGCTGATCGGCGCGGGCACCGGCATCGCCCCGCTGCGCGCCCAGCTGATCGAAATGGGCCAGCGCGGCATCAACCCGCGCGTGCACTTCTTCATCGGCGGCCGCTACCCGTGCGAGTTGTACGACGTGGATAACATGTGGCAGCTCTCGCAGAGCAATCCGTGGCTCACCATCGTCCCGGTCTGCGAACAGAAGACCAACCCGTGGTGGTACCCGCATCCGCCCGCGGATGCGCCCTACGGCATGCACCGGACGCTGATCGGTAATCTCGGTGCAGTGGTCGCGAGCTTCGGTGCGTGGGCGGATCGGCAGATCCAGATCGCCGGATCGGCGCGGATGATCGCCGACACCCGCCGCGCGCTGATAGCGGTGGGCACCCCGGAGTCGATTATCAGCTCCGACCCTGTGTAG